A segment of the Candidatus Sumerlaea chitinivorans genome:
GCGTGTGCGCTTTGCAGGCCTTGCACCCACGAACAAGAGGGGTGTGCTCTGAATCTAGCGGGCACTTCGCACCCAACTTCTTGCCGGCACCACACCCGCCTACCGGCGCGGCGCTTACACGTGCCCACCTTCTCAATTCCTCAGCACGCAGACCACAAGGTGAAGCCTCACTGTGGAGGGCGTGTGCACCCATGCGACCAAGTCGCGCTCAACCACCCGTATCGCCCGATTTCCTGCCCACACGGCTAATGCGGGCACAACTTCCGAGCGTCGGCCGTCGCCAGAGCCAACGACTGGTCGCTCCCACGTGACCGGCAATTGCTTCTCACTCGACGAGGCATGACAGCACGCTGGTGAACACAACTCCGGACACGCTAAGGAAGGGAGAGGGAATTCGCAGCACTCGCAGCACGGCATCTCGCGGGACGCGGAAGCCGCTGGAGTCTCCGTCGCACACGCGTTGGGATTCGCGCCGGTTTCGCACGCAACAGCCCCGTTTGCGAAAACCCACTGCAGAAGGCCCACGATCGCAGCGAGCTTATTGATGCTTAGCCAGCGCATCGTCATGCGATGAGTACCGATGGGATCCTGTTTTTATTTCCTCTATTTCACCACCACCGCTCTATAGAACGCTCCCAGCATTTACCCTGTCCATCACAGGCAGGCGACTCTTTGGTCGACCTTTCCTCGGGGCTTTTGTGCATGGTTCCCCATGCCTGGGATGTGTTCGGTAGCCTCACCTCGCCGATTGCGTTTGACCAGGGCACCGCAGCATCGTACGAATTTGGCTTTGCTGGAACGAATTTGCGAAAGGATGCCACACACGCATGGCGCTACTCATCCGCAACGGACGCATCATCACCGCTACGGACGATTACGTGGCGGATCTGCTCATCGAGAATGAAACGATCTCGCTCATCGGCCGCGAGCTTGACGTTGAAGCCGACACGGTGCTCGATGCCAGCGGCAAGCTTGTCATCCCGGGCGGCGTCGATCCGCATGTGCACCTTGACCTGCCGGTGGGAAGTGTCATTTCCAGCGATGATTACGAGACGGGCACGCGGGCAGCAGCCTGCGGGGGCACCACTACCATCCTCGACTTCCCGACTCAAGAGCGTGGTCGCTCCATGTTCGAGGCGCTCGATGTGTGGCAACGTAAGGCTGAGGGCAAGGCCTGCGTGGATTATGGGTTTCACATGATCGTAAGCGATTTGCCGCCCGAGCGCACCAACGAGCTCGTGCGCCTCGTCGAGGTAGGCATTCCCAGCTTCAAGCTCTTCACCGCCTATCCCGACCGCCTGTACGTGGACGACGCGACCTTGTACCGCGCGATGCGGGTTGCGGCCGAGCTCGGCGCCGTCGTTTGCATGCACGCCGAGAACGGCATCGTCATGGATGAAATCGTCAAGGAGGCGTGCCGAGAGGGGCGCACAGCGCCGCGCTGGCATGCACATACCCGACCTGCGATCCTCGAGGGCGAGGCCGTCCACCGCTGCATCGCCATCGCCGCTGTCGCAAAAGCTCACCTATACATTGTGCACATGTCTTGCGCGGCCGCTCTCGAACCCCTTCGGGCCGCGCGCGATCGCGGTCACCTTGTGTTCGGCGAAACTTGCCCGCAATACCTCATTCTCGACCAAGGTCTGTACGACGCAGAAGGGTTCGAGGGCGCGAAATGGGTGATGACCCCACCCCTGCGGACGAAAGCGGACCAAGCGGAACTCTGGAAAGCCCTGCGCGTCGGCGATCTCGCTACCGTCGGCACCGACCATTGCCCCTTCTGCTGGGCCGACAAGCAACGGGGTCAGAACGACTTCACCCGCATTCCCAACGGCGCTCCCGGCATTGAGAACCGCTTGGCACTCCTCTACCACTTTGGCGTGCGGATGGGCCACCTGAGCCTGAACCGGTTCGTCGCCGTCACCTCCACCAACGCCGCAAAAATCTTTGGGCTTTTCCCCAAGAAGGGAACCATCGCCGTAGGGAGCGACGCTGATCTCGTCATTTGGGATCCCGATCACGAGGAGACCATCAGCGTGGCGAATCCGCGCACCCACCACATGCGGGTGGACTACAATGCGTACGAGGGCACGCGTGTCGTTGGGTGGCCGGAAACCGTCATCCTGCGTGGAAAAGTGATTGCACGCAACGGGGAGTTCTGTGGTCAGGTGGGCGCCGGGCGCTTCCTCCCGCGCAAACCAAACCCTGAACCCGCCATCTGATATGTGGCACCACTTCGGCCGTCGGACCTTACAGTAGTCCCGAGGGGGTCGGTGCGCCTTCTGCGTTTCCTGCTTGCGATTCTGAGTTGACGCCGACCCAATTCTACTTTGCGCTCAAGGTACATAAGATAAGATTCCATGTAGGGAGTGATCAGCATTGAAAACGCTCGTCTCGCTCATCTGCACTTTATGGGTGCTTGCTGCGGTAGCACATGTGCACGGGCAGGCTCCGGAACCCTCCGGCAGCGACGCGGCTGGCGGTGCCCCCACGACTTCCACCGTCGCGGACACGCTTCCGCCCCCATTGCTCGTGGACGCTGCAGGCAACAAAATTGAATCCCTGCCCAACAATCTCGAACGCGCCGATTTCATGCGCGCTCTCTACGTGGACGCACTTGGCCCAACACTGAAATCTCCGACAAGCATCAAGAAGCTCATTCAGGACTGTCGCGAAAACGGATTCGACACGGTTGTGGCTCAGGTACGCGTGTACGGCGACGCTCTCTATAAGTCGGACTTTGTACCGCGCTCGGTGGATCTCACCGGCGACTTTGATCCGCTCGATGCGCTTTGCAAGGAAGCCCGTTCGGGCGTTCCTCCGATTAAAGTCCACGCTTTGCTGGTGACGCTGCGCGTCGCCATGAAAGATACCACGCTTCAACCCAAGCATGTGGCGCTGGAGCACCGCGACTGGCTCACCCGCACCAAGGACGGCTCGGAGGCAGTGGGCGACGAGAAAAACGAGCTGTGGCTCGATCCGGGAGTAGTGGAGGTGCAAGACCACATCGCGTTGGTCGCGTCCGAAATCGCCCGGCGCTATCCGGTGGATGGCATTCAGCTCGATCGCGTGCGTTACCCGGACGTGACGCTCCAAGCGGGCTACAACCCTAAGGCGCTGGCGCGCTTTAAAGAAAGTGGCGGCGCAGAGAACCCGGATCCCAAAGATCCCAAATGGATCGAATGGCGGCGCGATCAGGTCACGGAACTCCTTCGCAAAACCCGCGAAGCAGTCCGTGCGGCCCGACCCGGCACGCTGGTGTCCGCTGCTGCGATTACCTACGGGACGCCGGCGGAAAGTGCCGAGGCCTTCGTGAAAACCTCCACCCCCGGCGCCGCTGCGCTGTGCGACTGGCTACGATGGGGCCGCGAAGGTATTGTGGATTTCATCGCGCTGATGAACTACAAAGCCGCAGCCACGCGCGCGAACGAATTCGAAGGCTGGACCAAGTTCGCCCTCGAAAACAAGGGCCAAGCAAAGGTGGTCGTGGTCGTGGGTGGTTGGCTCAATAGTTCCAAGCATACGGCAGCGCTCATGCTTTTGCCAATTTTTGACGCGCGAGCAGACGGCGTCGGACTCTACAGCTATCACCAGCCCGCGGCAGGAGGCGAGTTGCCCGAGGCGGCGTTCTCGGTCATTCGCTCCGTACTTAAGAAAGAAAGCGTGGCTCGCCGAATTCCTCAGCTCGCACCGATTGTCACCGCACCGTTGGCGAATGACAAAACCGCAGCCTTGGCGCGTTTGGAGAAACT
Coding sequences within it:
- a CDS encoding Dihydropyrimidinase, with amino-acid sequence MALLIRNGRIITATDDYVADLLIENETISLIGRELDVEADTVLDASGKLVIPGGVDPHVHLDLPVGSVISSDDYETGTRAAACGGTTTILDFPTQERGRSMFEALDVWQRKAEGKACVDYGFHMIVSDLPPERTNELVRLVEVGIPSFKLFTAYPDRLYVDDATLYRAMRVAAELGAVVCMHAENGIVMDEIVKEACREGRTAPRWHAHTRPAILEGEAVHRCIAIAAVAKAHLYIVHMSCAAALEPLRAARDRGHLVFGETCPQYLILDQGLYDAEGFEGAKWVMTPPLRTKADQAELWKALRVGDLATVGTDHCPFCWADKQRGQNDFTRIPNGAPGIENRLALLYHFGVRMGHLSLNRFVAVTSTNAAKIFGLFPKKGTIAVGSDADLVIWDPDHEETISVANPRTHHMRVDYNAYEGTRVVGWPETVILRGKVIARNGEFCGQVGAGRFLPRKPNPEPAI